The following are from one region of the Rosistilla carotiformis genome:
- a CDS encoding DUF5343 domain-containing protein has protein sequence MATFTQTQNTGNLQEFINGIPSRGVPDKVTNNHLEGLGYKSKNDRAIITVLKFIGVLESNGAPSAAYKKLRNKHTAPSELAALIKIAYRELFKTYPDAQSKDGETLKTWFASHTSVGEASVKNMAQTFTALCAIADFNGTPDIEHEEDDDSDEKPGPRKKRRVRRQLDAQVAFNIQVQIPGEQSPEVYEAIFKNLGKYVLGVVDDE, from the coding sequence ATGGCCACTTTCACGCAAACGCAAAACACTGGCAATCTTCAAGAATTCATCAACGGTATTCCCAGTCGTGGCGTGCCTGACAAAGTCACAAACAATCATCTAGAAGGTCTTGGCTACAAGTCGAAAAACGACAGGGCCATAATCACCGTCCTTAAATTCATCGGTGTTCTGGAGTCCAACGGCGCCCCGTCTGCTGCGTACAAAAAGCTGCGCAACAAACATACGGCGCCTTCCGAATTGGCCGCGTTGATAAAGATAGCTTACAGAGAGTTATTCAAAACCTATCCTGACGCCCAATCGAAAGACGGCGAAACACTTAAAACCTGGTTTGCATCGCACACATCGGTAGGCGAAGCGTCTGTAAAAAACATGGCGCAAACGTTCACCGCGCTTTGCGCTATCGCTGACTTCAATGGAACGCCTGACATCGAGCATGAGGAAGACGATGACAGCGACGAAAAACCAGGTCCTCGCAAAAAGCGACGCGTGCGCCGTCAGCTGGATGCACAAGTTGCGTTCAATATCCAGGTGCAGATTCCTGGCGAGCAATCGCCCGAGGTTTACGAGGCGATATTCAAAAACCTTGGGAAATATGTTCTGGGCGTGGTAGATGACGAATAG
- a CDS encoding AAA family ATPase: MKKLKQGVTPGPFIESVVLDRSRIYDPEHYAFQLPAMRGFSSLDLHPQVTFLVGENGSGKSTMLEAMAIANGLNAEGGSRNMLFATRESHSELHKALRLRRYHALVPDAWFLRAESLFNVATEIENLGVGDNYGARSLHEQSHGEAFMSLIESRFGQGLYFLDEPEAALSPQRQLEFLVLLHQLVGLDSQFVIATHSPIIMSYPRAKIYEFSERGIEPIAYEETEHYRITKSFLDAPSRMLRHLLEDSDE; encoded by the coding sequence ATGAAGAAGTTAAAACAGGGTGTGACGCCGGGACCCTTTATCGAATCCGTCGTCCTGGACCGGTCGCGGATCTACGACCCGGAGCACTATGCGTTTCAGCTCCCTGCGATGCGCGGGTTTTCATCGCTGGACCTGCATCCGCAAGTGACCTTCCTGGTTGGTGAAAACGGTTCGGGCAAATCGACGATGCTCGAAGCGATGGCGATCGCCAACGGGTTGAACGCCGAAGGGGGGAGCCGCAACATGTTGTTTGCGACGCGCGAGAGTCATTCCGAATTGCATAAGGCCCTTCGCCTGCGACGGTATCACGCGCTGGTCCCCGACGCTTGGTTCTTACGGGCCGAGAGTCTGTTTAACGTGGCGACGGAGATCGAGAACCTGGGCGTTGGCGACAATTACGGAGCGCGGTCGCTACATGAGCAATCGCATGGCGAAGCGTTCATGAGTTTGATCGAGAGCCGATTTGGACAGGGTTTGTATTTCTTGGATGAGCCCGAGGCGGCGCTTTCTCCTCAGCGACAGCTAGAGTTTTTGGTGTTGCTGCATCAATTGGTGGGGCTCGATTCCCAGTTTGTGATCGCGACGCACTCGCCGATTATCATGAGCTATCCGCGGGCGAAGATCTATGAATTTAGCGAACGCGGAATCGAACCGATCGCGTATGAAGAGACCGAACACTATCGGATAACGAAGTCCTTTCTAGATGCCCCGTCGCGAATGTTGCGTCATCTACTGGAGGACAGCGACGAATAA
- a CDS encoding DUF1501 domain-containing protein encodes MENTYLKRTVSAASQRNVQNQYFHATILHLLGIDHEQLTFRHAGRDYRLTDVHGNVVRDILR; translated from the coding sequence ATTGAAAATACATACCTCAAACGGACGGTGTCTGCGGCTTCGCAGCGGAACGTTCAAAATCAGTATTTCCACGCCACGATCCTGCACTTGCTGGGGATCGACCACGAACAGCTGACCTTTCGCCACGCCGGCCGCGACTACCGGCTGACCGATGTGCATGGGAACGTGGTGCGGGATATTTTGCGTTGA
- a CDS encoding alkaline phosphatase D family protein encodes MPQHVSLDRRSLLTAASAAALWPLANICIAEAADRRTRTSNDPFQLGIASGDPAPDGFVLWTRLAPDPLNGGGMPAENVRVRWQVATDDGMKNIVRKGVATADKDWAHSVHVEVQGLLPDRTYWYQFEAAGEISSIGRTRTTPAADVMPDRLRFAFASCQHYETGYFNALRHMANEDLHAVVHLGDYIYEGGMSKPRPRQHNSAEIVSLDDYRNRYALYRGDADLQAAHAAFPWIVTWDDHEFDNNCAGEISEQPDVAVSDFLNRRANAYKAYYEHMPLRRSTLPHGPMMQIYRNISYGRLAQFSVLDTRQYRTDQPCGDRNKPACQGVFDPNATLLGDVQEKWLCDGLEASPARWNILAQQVMMARVDRVPGDAVAYSMDQWAGYEAGRKRLIQFLQDRQIANPIVLTGDIHTNWVNDIKVDFDDEQAAAVATEFVGTSITSGGDGGEKRKDTDGVLADNPFVKFYNAERGYVRCEVTPQQWTSDFRVVPIVSKPESDCLTRASFVVEQGVAGAQRV; translated from the coding sequence ATGCCGCAACACGTTTCGCTTGATCGCCGTTCCCTTTTGACAGCCGCCTCCGCCGCCGCACTGTGGCCGTTGGCGAACATTTGCATCGCCGAAGCGGCGGACCGTCGCACTCGCACGTCGAACGATCCGTTTCAGCTGGGAATCGCATCGGGCGATCCAGCCCCCGATGGATTCGTGCTGTGGACGCGGCTGGCGCCCGATCCATTGAACGGTGGCGGGATGCCAGCGGAGAACGTCCGCGTCCGTTGGCAAGTGGCAACCGACGACGGGATGAAGAACATTGTCCGCAAGGGAGTCGCCACGGCCGACAAAGACTGGGCGCATTCGGTGCATGTCGAGGTGCAGGGCCTGCTGCCCGATCGGACCTATTGGTACCAATTCGAAGCGGCGGGAGAGATCAGTTCGATCGGCCGCACGCGAACGACGCCCGCCGCCGACGTGATGCCCGACCGATTGCGGTTCGCCTTTGCATCATGTCAGCACTACGAGACAGGGTACTTCAATGCGTTACGGCACATGGCCAACGAAGACCTTCATGCAGTCGTCCATCTGGGCGATTACATCTATGAAGGAGGAATGTCGAAGCCACGGCCGCGGCAGCACAACAGCGCTGAGATCGTCTCGCTGGACGACTATCGCAATCGCTACGCGCTCTATCGCGGCGACGCCGATCTGCAAGCGGCGCACGCGGCCTTTCCGTGGATCGTCACTTGGGATGATCACGAATTCGACAACAACTGTGCCGGAGAGATCTCCGAACAGCCAGACGTCGCAGTCTCCGATTTCCTGAACCGGCGAGCCAACGCATATAAAGCGTATTACGAACACATGCCGCTGCGGCGTTCGACGCTGCCTCACGGCCCCATGATGCAGATCTACCGAAACATCAGCTACGGCCGACTGGCTCAGTTTTCGGTCCTCGACACACGTCAGTATCGCACCGATCAACCCTGCGGCGATCGCAACAAACCGGCCTGTCAGGGAGTCTTCGATCCCAACGCGACGCTGTTGGGGGACGTCCAGGAGAAATGGTTGTGCGACGGATTAGAGGCGTCGCCGGCGCGTTGGAACATCCTCGCGCAACAGGTGATGATGGCCCGTGTCGATCGCGTCCCAGGCGATGCGGTCGCGTACAGCATGGATCAATGGGCCGGTTATGAAGCGGGCCGCAAGCGGCTGATCCAGTTCCTTCAGGATCGCCAGATCGCCAACCCGATCGTCCTAACCGGCGACATCCACACCAACTGGGTGAACGATATCAAAGTCGACTTCGACGACGAACAAGCGGCAGCGGTCGCGACGGAGTTTGTCGGAACGTCGATCACTTCGGGGGGTGATGGCGGTGAAAAACGCAAAGACACCGATGGCGTTCTGGCCGACAATCCGTTCGTCAAGTTCTACAACGCGGAGCGTGGGTACGTCCGCTGCGAAGTCACACCGCAGCAATGGACTAGCGATTTCCGTGTCGTTCCGATCGTTTCGAAGCCCGAATCGGATTGCCTGACCCGAGCCAGCTTTGTCGTCGAACAGGGTGTTGCGGGCGCCCAACGGGTCTGA
- a CDS encoding transposase codes for MPKRLPKRRKPTPEKRPSDQCTADEAQLDFRARDLQGLKFFKKIRPLLDSLHEIGTQRDKSHNRDLHMDQYGVLVLMWMFNPILTSLRGLQQASTLKDVQKKFGVGRASLGSLSESVSIFDPEPLKQIAAQLAHEVPSADPSKFDAIEHQLTAVDGSVFKTAVRVASLGWLPNKAGGTTKGKSVDGYRMHTHFEILRGVPERMDATPAKPKGKDDEKSVLASVLQPDRCYVTDRGYAKFELFNQINAIGSSYICRARDNSTPQILSDRELTQADRGQIKGVRTTTVRHESCALNFAIKSKVSGPILFGPVAAASRDDQDCSWR; via the coding sequence GTGCCAAAGCGACTCCCCAAACGACGAAAGCCAACGCCAGAAAAACGCCCCAGCGATCAGTGCACGGCCGACGAAGCTCAGCTCGATTTCAGGGCCCGGGATCTGCAGGGCCTGAAGTTTTTTAAAAAGATCCGACCGCTGTTAGATTCGCTGCACGAAATCGGCACACAGCGTGACAAGTCCCACAACCGCGACCTGCACATGGACCAGTACGGCGTACTTGTTCTCATGTGGATGTTCAACCCTATCCTGACGTCGCTCAGGGGGCTCCAGCAAGCCAGCACACTCAAGGATGTCCAAAAGAAGTTCGGCGTCGGGCGAGCTTCGCTCGGATCACTCTCGGAGTCGGTGAGCATCTTTGACCCCGAACCGCTGAAGCAAATTGCGGCGCAACTCGCGCACGAAGTCCCATCAGCCGATCCTTCAAAGTTTGACGCGATCGAACACCAACTAACCGCCGTCGACGGAAGCGTGTTCAAGACTGCCGTGCGTGTGGCTTCGCTGGGCTGGTTGCCTAACAAAGCAGGAGGAACCACGAAGGGAAAGTCCGTTGATGGATACCGAATGCACACGCATTTCGAGATACTTCGCGGAGTCCCCGAACGCATGGATGCGACACCGGCCAAACCGAAAGGAAAGGATGACGAGAAGTCGGTCTTGGCATCGGTGCTGCAACCCGATCGCTGCTACGTGACCGATCGTGGATACGCGAAGTTTGAGTTGTTCAATCAAATCAACGCTATTGGCAGCAGTTACATTTGCCGGGCCCGAGACAATAGTACACCGCAAATCCTAAGTGACCGAGAGCTCACGCAAGCTGACCGCGGTCAAATCAAAGGTGTCAGGACCACTACTGTTCGGCACGAAAGTTGCGCATTGAATTTTGCGATCAAATCAAAGGTGTCAGGACCAATACTGTTCGGCCCGGTTGCTGCTGCGTCCAGAGATGATCAGGACTGCAGTTGGCGATGA
- a CDS encoding YebC/PmpR family DNA-binding transcriptional regulator produces the protein MGRSFEVRKVSMAKTAGQKSKLYSKYGKQLYVLAKNSGADPAANPSLRSLIDKAKREQVPAHVIEKALEKASGGGGEDFSLARYEGYGPGGCAVIVDCLTDNNNRTITDVRNCFTKTSSKLGAPGSVAHSFDHLAVLRFPGESADQVLEILLGADVDVVDVECENGQVTVFAPSTEFYNAKQALLEATPELEFDVDEITFVAQTNTDISPDDVPMFEKFMNMLNDCDDVQDIYHNAILPE, from the coding sequence ATGGGAAGAAGCTTTGAAGTTCGCAAAGTGTCGATGGCCAAAACAGCGGGACAAAAGTCCAAGCTGTATTCCAAATATGGCAAGCAGTTGTACGTTCTTGCGAAAAACAGCGGAGCCGATCCGGCGGCGAATCCCTCATTGCGCAGCCTGATCGACAAAGCGAAACGCGAGCAAGTGCCGGCCCATGTGATCGAGAAGGCACTCGAAAAAGCGTCTGGCGGCGGCGGCGAGGACTTTTCACTAGCACGCTACGAAGGTTATGGACCCGGCGGCTGCGCGGTCATCGTCGATTGCTTGACCGATAACAACAACCGCACGATCACCGACGTCCGCAATTGCTTTACGAAGACGAGCTCCAAGCTGGGCGCTCCCGGTTCGGTCGCCCACTCCTTCGATCACTTGGCCGTGCTGCGATTTCCAGGCGAGAGCGCCGACCAGGTGCTCGAGATCTTGTTGGGTGCGGACGTCGACGTCGTCGATGTCGAATGCGAAAACGGCCAGGTGACGGTGTTTGCTCCATCGACCGAATTCTACAACGCGAAGCAGGCGTTGCTCGAAGCGACCCCGGAGCTGGAGTTTGATGTCGACGAAATCACTTTCGTCGCGCAAACCAATACCGACATCAGCCCCGACGACGTGCCGATGTTCGAGAAGTTTATGAACATGTTGAACGACTGCGATGACGTTCAAGACATCTATCACAACGCGATCTTGCCCGAATAG
- a CDS encoding IS4 family transposase, whose product MPKRLPKRRKPTPEKRPSDQCTADEAQLDFRARDLQGLKFFKKIRPLLDSLHEIGTQRDKSHNRDLHMDQYGVLVLMWMFNPILTSLRGLQQASTLKDVQKKFGVGRASLGSLSESVSIFDPEPLKQIAAQLAHDVPSADPSKFDAIEHQLTAVDGSVFKTAVRVASLGWLPNKAGGTTKGKSVDGYRMHTHFEILRGVPERMDATPAKPKGKDDEKSVLASVLQPDRCYVTDRGYAKFELFNQINAIGSSYICRARDNSTPQILSDRELTQADRDAGVRVDREVILGACTSNRKTVPSDHPVRFIEVEVQPHVRTGSKGTNCDGRLRLVTNLMDVPAELIAEAYRLRWLIELFFRMIKQLLGCRHLLSTKPEGVEIQMYLAIIACLLILIYTGGQPNKRTYEMICFYLLGWANLEELEAHIEKLKPKAL is encoded by the coding sequence GTGCCAAAGCGACTCCCCAAACGACGAAAGCCAACGCCAGAAAAACGCCCCAGCGATCAGTGCACGGCCGACGAAGCTCAGCTCGATTTCAGGGCCCGGGATCTGCAGGGCCTGAAGTTTTTTAAAAAGATCCGACCGCTGTTAGATTCGCTGCACGAAATCGGCACACAGCGTGACAAGTCCCACAACCGCGACCTGCACATGGACCAGTACGGCGTACTTGTTCTCATGTGGATGTTCAACCCTATCCTGACGTCGCTCAGGGGGCTCCAGCAAGCCAGCACACTCAAGGATGTCCAAAAGAAGTTCGGCGTCGGGCGAGCTTCGCTCGGATCACTCTCGGAGTCGGTGAGCATCTTTGACCCCGAACCGCTGAAGCAAATTGCGGCGCAACTCGCGCACGACGTCCCATCAGCCGATCCTTCAAAGTTTGACGCGATCGAACACCAACTAACCGCCGTCGACGGAAGCGTGTTCAAGACTGCCGTGCGTGTGGCTTCGCTGGGCTGGTTGCCTAACAAAGCAGGAGGAACCACGAAGGGAAAGTCCGTTGATGGATACCGAATGCACACGCATTTCGAGATACTTCGCGGAGTCCCCGAACGCATGGATGCGACACCGGCCAAACCGAAAGGAAAGGATGACGAGAAGTCGGTCTTGGCATCGGTGCTGCAACCCGACCGCTGCTACGTGACCGATCGTGGTTACGCGAAGTTTGAGTTGTTCAATCAAATCAACGCTATTGGCAGCAGTTACATTTGCCGGGCCCGAGATAATAGTACACCGCAAATCCTAAGTGACCGAGAGCTCACGCAAGCTGACCGCGATGCCGGCGTTCGCGTCGACCGAGAAGTCATCTTAGGCGCGTGTACGAGCAACCGCAAAACGGTTCCAAGTGATCATCCAGTTCGCTTCATCGAGGTCGAAGTCCAACCTCATGTGCGCACCGGAAGCAAAGGCACCAACTGCGACGGTCGTCTGCGTTTGGTCACAAACCTGATGGACGTTCCCGCCGAACTGATTGCCGAAGCGTATCGGCTTCGCTGGCTGATCGAGTTGTTTTTTCGAATGATCAAGCAGCTTTTGGGCTGTCGACATCTGCTGAGCACCAAGCCGGAAGGCGTGGAGATCCAGATGTACCTAGCGATCATCGCGTGTCTGTTGATTTTGATCTACACCGGCGGCCAACCGAACAAACGCACCTACGAGATGATCTGCTTCTACTTGCTCGGCTGGGCCAACCTGGAGGAACTGGAAGCACATATAGAAAAACTGAAACCCAAAGCTCTATAG
- a CDS encoding PD-(D/E)XK nuclease domain-containing protein, with protein sequence MTNRPIESLTRLAIGNADAQRKINLVCGASVAPLTNVRKARHIQDVFDLLDEFPDCAGYSNNRRGRIVLPLDSEDGVQDMLYFMLKPAIPDLVPETPVSGPTRQYTIQDFRSPLLRIVIEAKRTRNKTHGKQIKAELNDDIGDYKNDPYCDDLIFFIYDPETFIESVTGLKNAVEGDHAHNGRKLRVHCIVQR encoded by the coding sequence ATGACGAATAGACCAATTGAATCTCTAACCCGCCTGGCGATCGGTAATGCAGACGCACAACGGAAAATAAATCTGGTCTGTGGTGCAAGTGTCGCCCCACTGACCAACGTCAGAAAAGCGCGTCATATCCAAGACGTCTTTGACTTACTAGATGAATTCCCAGATTGCGCTGGATACTCAAACAACCGACGTGGCCGAATCGTATTGCCTCTGGATTCAGAGGACGGCGTACAGGACATGTTGTACTTCATGTTGAAACCTGCGATTCCAGACCTCGTACCGGAAACGCCCGTTTCCGGGCCGACTCGACAATACACTATTCAAGATTTTCGTTCGCCGCTATTGCGCATCGTGATCGAGGCGAAACGCACTCGTAACAAGACGCATGGTAAGCAAATCAAGGCCGAGTTAAATGATGACATTGGTGATTACAAAAACGATCCTTATTGCGATGATTTGATTTTCTTTATTTACGATCCAGAAACATTTATAGAATCGGTTACCGGCTTAAAAAACGCGGTCGAGGGAGATCATGCTCACAATGGGCGGAAATTGCGAGTCCACTGTATCGTTCAGCGATGA